The Bacillota bacterium LX-D genome contains a region encoding:
- a CDS encoding DUF3662 and FHA domain-containing protein translates to MSFLKGIENFLEEQMEGWIEKRFKGPIQPQEVAAKAVQAMLKNQKHSINKTYVPNCYEIFLSKQDWRRFASIEKAFSQEIADVLREKAQERHFTIIGDPKVSITSNDELSQGSVKVNAYYMEIEEDDLNGLKNIGTAEEHFGDTLTFSKNEISQALETRKLVLRVLNGPNEGKLFCLRRDRMTIGRKVFNDILINDNSVSREHAHIDYISGSYILTDLDSTNGTYLNGQKIIKSKLLLGDKIMVGKTELLVEEE, encoded by the coding sequence ATGTCATTTTTAAAGGGTATTGAAAATTTCCTGGAAGAACAGATGGAAGGTTGGATAGAGAAACGTTTTAAAGGTCCTATTCAGCCCCAAGAAGTGGCAGCTAAGGCAGTGCAGGCAATGCTAAAAAACCAGAAACACAGTATCAATAAAACATATGTGCCCAATTGTTATGAGATTTTTTTAAGTAAGCAGGATTGGAGAAGGTTTGCCTCCATTGAAAAAGCATTTAGCCAGGAAATAGCAGATGTTCTTAGGGAGAAAGCCCAGGAAAGACACTTTACTATTATTGGAGATCCAAAGGTTAGCATTACATCCAATGACGAGCTAAGCCAAGGATCTGTAAAAGTGAATGCCTACTACATGGAAATAGAGGAAGATGATTTAAATGGCTTGAAAAACATTGGAACAGCTGAAGAGCATTTTGGGGATACTTTAACCTTTAGTAAAAATGAAATTAGTCAAGCCTTAGAGACTAGAAAATTAGTATTACGAGTTTTAAATGGACCTAATGAAGGAAAATTATTCTGCCTTAGACGTGATAGAATGACCATAGGACGCAAGGTATTTAATGATATCTTAATCAATGATAACAGCGTTTCCAGGGAACACGCCCACATAGATTATATAAGCGGTTCCTATATTTTGACTGATTTAGATAGTACTAACGGAACTTATCTTAATGGGCAAAAAATTATCAAAAGCAAGCTTTTGTTGGGGGATAAAATTATGGTAGGAAAGACAGAGCTCTTGGTTGAGGAGGAGTGA
- a CDS encoding FHA domain-containing protein translates to MVDFIIAILRYVFLAILFIFVFSIIRLITKDLTANKNYQRKHDTNYCLVVKAAGDLSNLQEGYIYPLQKGEIVLGRDSGCTISIIDPHISGRHAYLYQNANGWFLEDLGSTNGTFLNGKRINSKKRIKNGDIILLGDAVFEVGRWDSESRSAN, encoded by the coding sequence ATGGTTGATTTTATAATTGCCATTTTACGTTATGTATTTTTGGCAATACTTTTTATTTTTGTTTTCTCGATTATTCGTTTAATAACCAAGGATTTAACCGCAAATAAAAATTACCAGAGAAAGCATGATACCAATTATTGCCTAGTGGTAAAGGCAGCAGGAGATTTATCTAATTTACAAGAAGGATATATTTATCCCTTACAGAAGGGGGAGATAGTGTTAGGCAGAGACTCAGGATGTACCATTTCAATCATAGACCCTCATATCTCAGGCCGGCACGCATACTTATACCAAAATGCTAACGGGTGGTTTCTTGAAGATTTAGGCAGCACCAATGGTACATTTTTAAATGGTAAGAGAATTAATAGCAAAAAAAGGATTAAAAACGGCGATATTATACTCTTAGGTGATGCTGTATTTGAAGTAGGGAGGTGGGATAGTGAGAGCCGTAGCGCGAACTGA
- a CDS encoding Stp1/IreP family PP2C-type Ser/Thr phosphatase, with protein MRAVARTETGLVRKINEDCYYCDLDAKLFVVADGMGGHLAGEVASKMAVEIIVNYSQNISISSAQSLWEAVSEANARIYANSLNNASRQGMGTTVTCAKVLDDKLILAHVGDSRAYLFNGKEIIHLTDDHSFVGELVRSGSITENEAQRHPKRNILLRALGAEEQVNIDIFEKSIKRGNLVLLCTDGLHNLLSDEEIYFILLEMKDLESAVDDMIKLAYSRGAGDNITIILIQI; from the coding sequence GTGAGAGCCGTAGCGCGAACTGAAACAGGTCTAGTGCGAAAAATTAATGAAGACTGCTACTACTGTGATCTAGATGCTAAGCTTTTTGTTGTAGCAGATGGAATGGGAGGACATTTAGCCGGGGAAGTTGCTAGCAAAATGGCGGTGGAAATTATTGTTAATTATTCGCAAAATATATCCATATCATCGGCACAAAGTTTATGGGAAGCTGTGAGTGAGGCCAATGCTAGGATTTATGCCAATTCACTTAATAATGCCTCTAGGCAAGGAATGGGTACAACGGTTACCTGTGCTAAGGTGCTGGATGACAAGTTAATTTTAGCTCATGTTGGGGACAGTAGGGCTTATTTGTTTAATGGAAAGGAAATTATTCATTTAACTGACGATCATTCTTTTGTGGGAGAGCTTGTCCGAAGTGGAAGTATCACGGAAAACGAAGCACAAAGACATCCTAAACGCAATATATTATTACGGGCTTTGGGAGCTGAAGAGCAAGTAAATATTGACATTTTTGAGAAGTCAATTAAAAGGGGCAATCTTGTACTCTTATGTACTGATGGTCTGCACAATCTCTTGTCTGATGAGGAAATATACTTCATTTTACTTGAAATGAAGGACTTAGAATCAGCTGTAGATGACATGATAAAGCTGGCTTATTCCCGGGGAGCAGGGGATAACATTACTATTATTTTAATCCAAATTTAG
- a CDS encoding FtsW/RodA/SpoVE family cell cycle protein produces MMKILRRPQEALLLFLVTLVIMFGALLFKLTTPEYSKQLFLGALILVITFFLIHFLLSWVNPAADELLLPLAAMLSTLGLLAIFRIDPDLAIRQWLWLMLSLLAFGIILVFFKNYQVLSEYKYVFMVLGIIFLLITVILGTKIGGSRAWLQIGSFRFQPAELVKLLVIFFLASYLRDTKEILMARKNYGFFALPEPRAIVPLLLMSFMSLGLLALQKDLGAAMIFFGIFLVMLYTSTGRGSFLLIGLGFFSLGTIAAYHIFGHFRLRVLIWLDPWNHVDRAYQITQSLFAIASGGMFGTGMGLGLPEAIPAAETDLIFSVLTEQLGLLGGICLIILFLLLGYRGFKAAMRADNEFGLLLATGLTTLLSLQSFVIISGVLKLLPLTGVTLPFVSYGGSSLIISYILLGLVMNVGSSAEEVSA; encoded by the coding sequence ATGATGAAAATTTTACGCCGCCCTCAAGAGGCGTTATTATTATTTTTAGTTACATTAGTGATTATGTTTGGCGCTTTGCTTTTTAAACTTACAACACCAGAATATAGCAAACAACTATTCCTAGGGGCGTTAATCCTAGTAATAACTTTCTTCCTTATTCATTTTCTTTTAAGTTGGGTTAATCCGGCGGCTGATGAGCTCCTATTGCCCCTAGCAGCTATGCTTTCAACATTAGGACTATTAGCTATTTTTCGCATTGACCCTGATCTAGCCATAAGACAATGGTTATGGTTAATGCTAAGCCTTTTAGCTTTCGGAATTATACTTGTTTTTTTTAAAAACTACCAAGTTCTTAGTGAATATAAATATGTATTTATGGTTTTAGGAATTATTTTTTTATTAATAACCGTTATCTTAGGTACAAAGATTGGCGGATCCCGAGCTTGGCTGCAAATTGGCTCTTTTCGCTTTCAGCCAGCTGAATTAGTTAAGTTATTAGTTATTTTTTTCTTGGCCAGTTATTTAAGAGATACGAAAGAAATATTAATGGCACGTAAAAATTATGGTTTTTTCGCTTTGCCAGAACCTAGGGCAATTGTGCCACTGCTATTAATGAGCTTTATGTCTTTGGGTTTATTGGCTTTGCAAAAAGATCTTGGAGCTGCGATGATTTTTTTTGGTATTTTTTTGGTAATGTTGTATACAAGTACAGGTAGGGGATCTTTTTTACTAATCGGTTTAGGATTTTTTTCTTTAGGAACCATTGCTGCTTACCATATATTTGGTCACTTCCGCCTACGTGTGCTGATTTGGTTAGACCCTTGGAACCATGTTGATAGGGCCTATCAAATAACACAATCTCTTTTCGCTATTGCAAGCGGTGGTATGTTTGGCACGGGCATGGGATTGGGCCTTCCGGAGGCCATTCCGGCTGCTGAAACGGATTTGATTTTTTCTGTTTTAACAGAGCAATTAGGTCTTTTAGGAGGCATTTGTTTAATTATTTTGTTTTTGCTTTTAGGTTATCGTGGTTTTAAAGCAGCGATGAGGGCGGATAATGAATTTGGTTTACTCTTGGCAACAGGTTTAACAACTTTACTTTCACTACAAAGTTTTGTTATTATCAGTGGAGTATTAAAACTACTGCCCTTAACAGGAGTTACGCTGCCCTTTGTAAGTTACGGAGGGAGCTCTTTAATAATTAGCTATATATTACTTGGTTTAGTAATGAATGTCGGTAGTTCTGCCGAGGAGGTTTCGGCATGA
- a CDS encoding penicillin-binding transpeptidase domain-containing protein: MNKNVYKVAMSFVLAFTVLIFYLTYISQFQGPFLTTHPKNSRIWKVEESTIRGSIYDRNKEILVETNRQNIPERKYYLKESAAHIMGYVSRKYGKTGIEDYYDNYLLGITGGVKYVNYFRRLVGKPPEGSNLYLTIDKSMQEEAYRMLDGRKGAVVAIDPQTGAVLALVSSPSYDSNSVSQQWEALNREENSPLLNRATQGLYPPGSVIKIAMAGGALTKNPNLWSQHFPNPGYIDVEGHRIHDTIIRTNPSMLEGIAYSSNVVFTNLALELGPEDFYTNLQNFYFNKSIPFILPIKKSYVIPPRKLTSSALAQNGIGQGEMLVTPFHMALITAAIANKGIMMEPYLVQKITSPAGFTVFRNTTKDLAKPLEPEIAQLVTEGMTAVVDWGTGRNAQIPGVKVAGKTGSAQNPNGISHAWFVGFAPADNPKIAVAVILENQGAGGTQAAPIAKSLFNIALGRER; the protein is encoded by the coding sequence ATGAACAAAAATGTTTATAAAGTAGCTATGTCTTTTGTGCTTGCTTTTACTGTTTTAATTTTCTACTTAACCTATATTAGCCAGTTTCAGGGGCCTTTTTTAACAACTCATCCTAAAAACAGCAGGATATGGAAAGTTGAGGAAAGCACAATTCGGGGAAGTATCTATGATCGAAACAAGGAAATACTTGTTGAGACCAATCGGCAAAATATACCTGAAAGGAAATATTATCTAAAGGAAAGTGCAGCTCATATTATGGGCTATGTTTCCAGGAAATATGGCAAAACTGGCATTGAGGATTATTACGATAATTATCTATTAGGGATTACGGGAGGGGTAAAATATGTTAATTATTTTCGCCGCTTAGTAGGCAAACCGCCAGAAGGGTCTAATCTTTATCTTACAATAGATAAATCCATGCAAGAGGAAGCTTATCGGATGTTAGATGGCAGAAAGGGAGCTGTAGTAGCTATAGACCCTCAGACTGGGGCAGTTTTAGCATTAGTAAGTTCTCCTAGTTATGATTCTAACTCAGTTAGCCAACAATGGGAGGCACTTAATCGAGAGGAAAACAGTCCTTTATTAAATAGAGCAACCCAAGGGCTGTACCCACCTGGTTCAGTCATTAAAATTGCCATGGCTGGTGGTGCTTTAACTAAAAACCCTAATCTTTGGAGCCAGCATTTTCCTAACCCTGGATACATTGATGTTGAGGGACATCGTATTCATGACACCATTATTAGAACAAATCCTAGCATGCTGGAGGGAATAGCCTATTCCTCAAATGTAGTATTTACTAATTTGGCTTTAGAGCTGGGTCCTGAAGATTTTTATACAAATTTGCAAAACTTTTACTTTAATAAAAGCATTCCATTTATATTGCCAATAAAAAAGAGTTATGTAATTCCACCTAGGAAACTAACTTCAAGTGCTTTGGCGCAAAATGGTATTGGGCAAGGTGAGATGTTAGTTACCCCTTTTCATATGGCTTTAATTACTGCTGCAATAGCTAATAAGGGGATAATGATGGAACCCTATTTAGTACAGAAAATTACCTCACCTGCTGGATTTACAGTTTTCAGGAATACAACTAAGGATTTGGCAAAACCACTGGAACCTGAAATTGCCCAACTGGTAACTGAAGGAATGACAGCAGTTGTAGATTGGGGAACTGGAAGAAATGCTCAAATACCTGGTGTAAAGGTTGCCGGAAAAACCGGCTCTGCACAAAACCCCAATGGCATTAGTCATGCTTGGTTTGTAGGTTTTGCTCCTGCGGACAATCCCAAAATTGCTGTTGCTGTTATCTTGGAAAACCAAGGTGCGGGCGGAACACAGGCAGCACCTATTGCTAAAAGTTTGTTTAATATTGCATTGGGAAGAGAGAGGTGA
- the pknB gene encoding Stk1 family PASTA domain-containing Ser/Thr kinase yields MIGKILGNRYEVIEKIGGGGMAVVYKGKDKLLNRTVTIKVLREQYVNETDFIRRFQREAQAVASLSHPNIVSIYDVGHEEDFHYLVMEYVEGSNLKEVIQQEAPLEPLKAIDYLMQILDALEHAHEHMIIHRDIKPHNILVTKSGKLKVTDFGIAQAASTAATVTYTGMMVGSVQYISPEQAKGEITGAYSDLYSAGVVLYELLTGKLPFSGENAIGIAIKHIEASVTPPSQLVHGIPPELEYVVLKAMAKDPKERYSSAGEMRLALEKVHLDLSGELPTQVLPTVKTGIRQNREPLQRLQQQPQPSKETINHKPKPLVWFLVPLFLLAIIGGFWLGMEQLFAVKEVKVPSVEGKTLAEAEIILSKAGLHYQINRRVSNSDVPENTIVKQDPQPGETIKKTQPILLDVSTGPDLKTVPGVIGLSERAARIAITNAGFVVKNVLTVNDEQIPKGQVVDQQPKPETQQPVGTEVTLTVSLGSPQKFISMPDLLYKSLDEAKKEIENSDLEIGTITEEISDKYFSGQVIEQSIPAGRNVLSHQKVDLKVSKGPGPEAQMASVEFEVVDDGATHKIQIIVSDSKGTREEYNEIHESGESVSTTVEYYGKGTLELLQDGKVIYKKAIP; encoded by the coding sequence ATGATTGGTAAAATACTTGGTAACCGCTACGAAGTTATTGAAAAAATTGGCGGCGGAGGAATGGCTGTAGTCTATAAAGGCAAGGATAAATTACTTAACAGAACTGTAACAATTAAAGTACTACGGGAACAGTATGTTAATGAAACAGATTTTATCAGAAGATTCCAGCGTGAAGCCCAGGCTGTAGCTAGTTTATCTCATCCCAATATTGTTAGTATTTACGATGTTGGGCACGAGGAAGACTTTCACTATTTGGTAATGGAATATGTAGAAGGCAGTAATTTAAAAGAGGTTATTCAACAAGAAGCTCCTTTGGAACCATTGAAGGCTATTGACTATTTAATGCAAATCCTGGACGCTTTAGAACATGCCCATGAACATATGATTATCCATCGGGATATTAAGCCCCATAACATTTTAGTTACTAAAAGCGGGAAATTAAAAGTAACTGATTTTGGTATAGCTCAAGCAGCATCTACAGCAGCTACAGTTACTTACACTGGAATGATGGTTGGATCTGTGCAATATATTTCCCCTGAACAGGCCAAAGGAGAAATTACCGGGGCATATTCAGATCTTTATTCTGCAGGAGTTGTACTTTATGAATTATTAACAGGTAAACTTCCATTTAGTGGGGAAAACGCCATTGGTATTGCGATTAAACATATTGAAGCAAGTGTAACTCCTCCAAGTCAATTGGTACATGGAATTCCACCAGAATTGGAATACGTTGTTTTAAAAGCAATGGCCAAGGATCCCAAAGAGCGATATTCCTCCGCTGGCGAAATGAGGCTTGCCTTAGAAAAGGTTCATTTAGATCTTAGCGGAGAATTGCCTACTCAAGTATTGCCTACAGTTAAAACAGGCATTCGGCAGAACCGGGAGCCATTGCAACGTCTACAGCAACAGCCACAGCCATCTAAAGAAACTATAAATCATAAACCTAAACCATTAGTATGGTTTCTCGTTCCTCTTTTTTTGCTGGCAATAATTGGCGGGTTTTGGCTTGGCATGGAACAGCTTTTTGCTGTTAAAGAAGTTAAAGTACCTTCAGTTGAGGGTAAGACTCTAGCTGAAGCGGAAATAATTTTAAGCAAAGCGGGGCTTCATTACCAGATTAACCGAAGGGTAAGTAATTCTGATGTACCTGAAAATACGATAGTTAAACAAGATCCTCAACCAGGGGAAACGATTAAAAAAACACAACCAATTCTACTAGATGTTAGCACAGGACCTGATTTAAAAACTGTCCCAGGGGTTATTGGATTATCGGAAAGGGCAGCAAGAATAGCAATTACTAATGCTGGCTTTGTAGTTAAAAATGTGCTAACAGTAAATGATGAACAAATTCCCAAAGGTCAAGTAGTAGATCAACAGCCTAAACCTGAAACTCAACAACCTGTAGGAACAGAAGTTACATTGACTGTTAGCTTAGGCTCACCTCAGAAGTTTATTTCAATGCCAGATTTGCTCTATAAAAGCTTAGACGAGGCTAAAAAGGAAATCGAAAATAGTGATCTTGAAATAGGTACAATTACAGAAGAAATAAGCGATAAATATTTTAGCGGTCAGGTAATAGAACAAAGCATACCGGCGGGAAGAAATGTATTAAGTCACCAAAAAGTAGACTTGAAAGTTAGTAAAGGACCTGGGCCAGAAGCTCAAATGGCAAGCGTAGAATTTGAGGTTGTTGATGATGGAGCCACCCATAAAATTCAAATTATTGTTTCTGACTCAAAAGGAACTCGTGAAGAATATAATGAGATACACGAATCAGGAGAATCTGTAAGCACAACAGTAGAATATTATGGCAAGGGAACCTTAGAACTTCTTCAGGATGGTAAAGTAATTTACAAAAAGGCTATTCCCTAA
- the rsgA gene encoding ribosome small subunit-dependent GTPase A encodes MIEGIIIRGYSGFYYVQTNDSIYECSLRGRYRLKKQDFLPGDRVMILPRQGEGKGVIEELLPRKVELLRPAIANVNQAILVIPLNNKQPDLMLLDRLLIMTTNAGIRPIICFNKVDLADENVAADLKQLYQKIGYQTILTSAKKEIGIQELKNELYGNISVFAGPSGVGKSSLLNAVEPGLELQTGEVSRKSQRGRHTTRYTSLLALKEGGFVADSPGFSCLHLPEMKREELASYFPEFSLQQQCKFTTCLHHTEPECAVKQALEEGKIDPRRYEHYLDFLVEVIAKERSY; translated from the coding sequence TTGATCGAAGGTATTATTATACGAGGCTACAGTGGTTTCTATTACGTTCAAACAAATGATAGTATCTATGAATGTTCTCTGCGGGGTAGGTACAGACTAAAAAAACAGGATTTCTTACCCGGCGATCGGGTGATGATATTGCCAAGGCAAGGGGAAGGGAAAGGAGTAATCGAAGAATTACTACCTAGAAAAGTTGAACTCCTTCGCCCTGCCATAGCTAATGTAAACCAAGCTATTCTGGTTATTCCTTTGAACAATAAACAGCCTGATTTAATGCTTTTAGATCGACTGTTGATTATGACGACAAATGCTGGGATTAGACCGATAATTTGTTTTAATAAAGTAGATTTAGCTGATGAAAATGTGGCAGCTGATCTAAAACAGCTATATCAAAAGATTGGCTATCAGACTATTTTGACTAGCGCTAAAAAAGAAATAGGAATTCAAGAATTAAAAAATGAATTGTATGGCAATATCTCTGTTTTTGCTGGGCCGTCAGGAGTCGGCAAATCCAGTTTGTTAAATGCAGTTGAGCCTGGTTTAGAACTGCAAACAGGAGAAGTAAGTAGAAAGAGCCAACGAGGACGACATACAACTAGGTATACATCTCTTTTAGCTTTAAAAGAGGGGGGATTCGTGGCAGATTCCCCTGGCTTTAGCTGCTTACATCTACCTGAAATGAAAAGAGAAGAACTGGCTTCATACTTTCCGGAATTCTCTTTGCAGCAACAATGTAAATTTACTACATGCCTTCACCATACGGAGCCAGAATGTGCAGTAAAACAGGCCCTGGAGGAAGGAAAAATAGATCCTAGGAGATACGAACATTATCTAGATTTTCTAGTAGAAGTTATAGCTAAGGAGAGGAGTTATTAA
- the rpe gene encoding ribulose-phosphate 3-epimerase → MVQLAPSILSADFSLLAEEILAAEKAGVEMLHLDIMDGHFVPNITLGPSLVKAIRPKSKLLFDVHLMIENPDQYIPDFIQAGADIISVHAEACPHLHRTIQNIKEQGVKAAVALNPATPLTVLEYVLPQIDMILLMTVNPGFGGQKFISAVIPKIVKARQMIIESGLKIDLEVDGGINTHTAKEVVKSGANVLVAGSAVFGQPNIADAVKNLRAAALDN, encoded by the coding sequence ATGGTTCAACTGGCACCTTCAATTTTGTCTGCAGACTTTAGTCTTTTAGCTGAAGAAATCCTGGCAGCTGAAAAGGCTGGAGTAGAAATGTTGCATTTAGATATTATGGACGGACACTTTGTACCAAATATTACTTTGGGGCCTAGTCTGGTTAAAGCAATACGGCCAAAGTCTAAACTGCTTTTCGATGTGCATTTAATGATCGAAAATCCCGACCAATATATACCTGATTTTATACAGGCAGGTGCTGACATTATTTCTGTACATGCAGAAGCTTGTCCCCATCTGCATCGAACCATACAAAATATTAAAGAGCAGGGTGTTAAAGCAGCAGTTGCTCTAAATCCTGCAACACCTCTAACTGTTTTGGAGTACGTATTGCCGCAAATTGATATGATTTTACTAATGACTGTTAATCCAGGCTTTGGAGGGCAAAAATTTATTTCCGCTGTAATCCCTAAAATAGTAAAAGCGCGCCAAATGATTATAGAGTCTGGTCTAAAGATCGACTTAGAGGTTGACGGAGGTATTAATACTCATACTGCTAAGGAAGTAGTAAAATCCGGCGCCAATGTTTTAGTTGCTGGGTCTGCAGTATTTGGACAACCTAACATAGCAGATGCAGTTAAAAATCTTCGTGCCGCGGCACTTGATAATTAA
- a CDS encoding ECF transporter S component: MSTKKLVRISLLAVISFLLMFTIEFPIPFFPPYLKYDPSEIPALIAAFAWGPWIGVLVEFLKNFLFFISGRSTAGIIGVVAAFLAGGTFVLVAGSIYEHKKTLARAIIALFVGSIAMTAVMTTANYFVLLPLWGIPTEKVLPLLTSAIIPFNLLKAAVSSLATFVIYKKVHSWLEFNLTDISREPRKERS; this comes from the coding sequence ATGTCTACAAAAAAATTAGTTAGGATTTCCTTATTAGCAGTTATTTCATTTTTATTAATGTTTACAATTGAATTTCCCATACCTTTTTTTCCACCTTATCTAAAGTATGACCCTAGTGAAATACCGGCGCTAATCGCAGCCTTTGCCTGGGGGCCTTGGATTGGGGTATTGGTAGAGTTTTTAAAAAATTTTTTATTCTTTATTTCGGGCAGATCTACAGCAGGGATTATTGGAGTTGTAGCAGCTTTTTTAGCAGGAGGTACTTTTGTTTTAGTAGCGGGATCTATTTATGAGCATAAAAAAACTTTAGCTCGTGCAATTATTGCTTTATTCGTAGGTTCTATAGCAATGACGGCAGTAATGACTACTGCTAATTATTTTGTTTTACTCCCTCTTTGGGGTATTCCAACGGAAAAAGTATTGCCTCTCCTTACTTCTGCTATTATACCTTTTAATTTGTTAAAAGCAGCAGTTAGTTCATTGGCTACTTTTGTTATTTATAAAAAAGTACATTCTTGGTTAGAATTTAATTTAACGGATATCAG